GGAGAAGGCACACCGGCCAGATACGCCTGTGCTGCGTAAGCCGGACTGGATCCGTGTGAAAGCGCCGGGGTCACCGGTCTACGCAGAAACCAAAAAAATTATTCGTGAAAATGGTCTCGTCACCGTGTGTGAGGAGGCAGGCTGTCCGAATGTTGGCGAATGCTGGACCGAGAAGCACGCCACCATGATGATCATGGGTGGTACCTGTACCCGTGCCTGCGCCTTCTGCAATGTGAGTACCGGTTTGCCAGACGCACTCGACACCGATGAACCTGAAAATGTTGCAAACGCGGTTGAGAAGCTCGGCCTGCGTCATGTGGTGATCACATCCGTTGACCGGGATGATCTCGATGATGGTGGCGCGGAACATTTCGCGCAGACCATCCGGGCTATTCGAAAGCGTATGCCTGAGACAACCATTGAAATCCTGACGCCCGATTTTCTGCGGAAGGAGGGCGCGCTTGAGATTGTCGTCCAGGCGCGACCCGATGTGTTCAACCACAATCTGGAAACAGTGCCTCGGCTTTACCTCTCGATCCGACCAGGCGCCCGGTATTTTCACTCCATTCGACTGCTGCAACGAGTGAAGGAGTTAGACTCGACCATTTTCACAAAGTCGGGTGTCATGGTGGGGCTAGGAGAAACCCGCGAAGAGCTGATGCAGGTGATGGACGATATGCGTTCCGCCGATATCGACTTTCTGACCGTGGGGCAATATTTGCAGCCGACCCGCAAGCACGCCGCAGTTGACCGTTTTGTGACCCCAGAGGAGTTTGAGGGATATGAAACAACCGCTCGGTCCAAAGGTTTTTTGATGGTGTCTGCGACGCCGTTGACGCGCTCGTCCTATCACGCTGATGCAGATTTCGCGGCATTGCGCGCTGCGCGAGAAGCGCAACTTACCAAAAGCTGACTTCCTTGCCTGCACACAAAGAAAGCCGTCTCGTCGCGCATCCACCCCAGAAGCTTTATGAACTGGTCTCGGATATCGAAAGCTATCCGCAATTTCTGCCTTGGGTGACAGGTGTCCGCGTGCGCAGCCGCGGAACCGCAGGCGATAATCAGGTCATCATCGCGGATGTTCTGATCTCGTATAAAATGTTCCGCGAGACATTTCGCAGCAGCGTAACGTTGAATCCCCAGCATCGGACGATTGACGTGGAATATGTCAACGGGCCATTCAAACATCTCGACAATCACTGGCGTTTCGAACCTACAGCCGAAGGCACAGAGGTTGATTTCGCAGTCGACTTTGAGTTTAGAAGCCGCGTGATGGAGAAGATGATAACGGGCATGTTCGATAAAGCCGTACACAAGATTGTCACGGCATTTTTTGATCGCGCGGATGAGCTCTACGGAGACCCTGAAGAATAAAACTCAGCGGTCGATCTGCCGACGGATGAGCTCCAGAGCAGCCTGCACTGCCTGTATCCGTACTTCGTCCCGACCAACATTCCCAAACCGGTAAACCTCGTGAATGATGCTGTAGCGGAGCCGGGCTGCTGCCATGTGGACAAGGCCCACGGGCTTGAGTGCTGTTCCACCGCCAGGCCCGGCAATACCAGTAATGGAAACACTCACATGGCCGCGGGATTCTTCCAGGGCCCCTTCGGCCATGGCGCGCGCAACAGGTTCGCTGACCGCACCATGGTCGGCAATCATGTCACCTGGCACACCCAGCATGTCCCGCTTGGCTTCGTTGGAATAGGTCACAAAGCCGCGTTCCACCACCGCCGACGACCCAGCGACTTCAGTCAAACAACTTGCGACCAGGCCACCTGTGCAGCTTTCCGCTGTGACGATCTTCAAGGACTTTTCGCTGGCATCTGCCAGCACGAGTTCTGCCAGTTGGAGAATGGGGCGTGGAAACAAAGACATTCAGAATTCTCCGACGACAAAAACAATCAATGAAACAGCGAGTGCGCCAAATAATCCAGCCGCAACATCGTCCAACATGATACCCCAACCACCCGAAATGCGCTTATCAATCCAGCTGATCGGCCAAGGCTTCAGCACATCAAAGATGCGAAAGAGGACAAAAGCGGCAAGCCAGCCCAGGAGAGAAAAGGGCGCAACGGAGAGAACAATCCATTGACCAACGACTTCGTCCACGACGATCTCTCCAGCATCATGTGTGCCGAGAGTCTCACTGTGTCGTGTTGACGCCCAGACGCCGACCGGCAGAAGAACCGCACTTGCGACCAGAAGAACGTAAGGACCAGGAAAGAAGGTTAGGATCGCCCATGCAAAAGGGAGCGCCGCGAGCGACCCCCAGGTGCCCGGTGCTTTAGGCAGGTAGCCAGATCCAAACCATGTTGCAATCAGCTCTGCAAGTCTGGTCATTCTACGCCAGCCGATCTAGGCAGCGTCACTGTGACAAGTGCCTGCGCCGCAATGCCTTCGCTGCGGCCTGTGAAGCCAAGGCCTTCAGTCGTCGTCGCTTTGACGCTGACCCGATCTGGGGAGACACCAACGATCTCTGCGATGGCTGAGCGCATAGCCTGCCTGTGGGGCCCAATCTTGGGCGCTTCACAAATCAGCGTAACATCTAGATTTGAAATTCGGCCGCCTTGGTCGCTCAGCAATGTCGCTGCATGCTCGAGGAACACCCGCGACGGTGCGCCCTTCCACTCAGGATCAGAGGGTGGGAAATGATCGCCAATGTCTCCGGCACCGATTGCGCCGAGCAGAGCATCGGTGATTGCATGCAATCCAACATCAGCGTCAGAATGACCCAAGAGGCTTTGTGAGTGGGGAATGGACAAGCCGCACAGTGTGACTTGATCGCCGTCAGTGAAGCGGTGCACATCAAATCCGGACCCTGACCGTGTTTCATGGGAGGCGCTCAAGAAGCGTTCTGCTCTGTCAAAATCTTCTGGCGTTGTCACTTTGAAATTGTCCTCTGATCCTTCCACGAGGTGCGTATGAACACCGGTTCTCAATGCAAGCGCCACATCGTCTGTAAACTCCTCGGATTGATGGGTCCGGTGCGCCTCCAGAATGGCTTTGTAGGCAAAGCCCTGGGGTGTTTGCGCGCGAACAAGTGTGGATCGATCAACCGTCTCTCCGGCTATACCGCTCACCTGCTCACGCAGGGTGTCCGTAACCGCCAGGCTGGGCAACACACCTTCATGGTTTTGAAGGCCCGCGACGACGCGGCCGATCAATTCAGGCGCGGCAAAGGGGCGAGCGCCATCGTGGATCAGCACGTGGCTGGGGTTGATGTCAGCCAATGCCTCCAGGCCCGCAAGTACAGATGCCTGGCGTGTTGAGCTTCCGGCAGCAGGTGGCAGAAGCTTCGGCAGATCGCTGCTGCATCGTTCGTAGTGCCTGTGATCGTCCGGATGGATGACTGCAAGGACATTCTCGACATCCCGATGGCGACAGAATGCACTCAGCGTGCGTGCAAGAATAGGCACGCCGCCAACAGGACGGTATTGCTTCGGCAATCCGTCGCCTGCTCTGGTTCCTCGACCCGCAGCAACAATAAGGGCAACAACACGCATATTCTTCGTTTCGCACCTAAGGAGTGCCTTGGCAAGTGTTGGATTTCCTTCGATTTTGCAGGTTTTTACGACTTAGACATTGCGTTTGAGGGGCGGGACCGGTACAAATTGCTCAAGAATTGAGCAACATGAGACATGCCTAAATAATGACCATTTCTGTCGGGGCGCATATTTACCCAAGTCGGGTCTTTCTGGCTCCCATGTCCGGCGTAACGGATCTGCCATACCGGGTAGCCGTCTCCAAGACGTCTCCAGCTGTTCTCGTGTCTGAAATGGTTGCGAGTGAACAACTGGCGCGAGCCCGGCCGGATGTCGTACGTCGTGCTGCTGGGAGCGGCGTACTCGATCCGCTGGTGATCCAGCTAGCGGGGCGAGAAGCCCACTGGATGGCCGAGGGGGCCAAGCTTGCAGAGCAGGCAGGCGCCGACATAATCGATATCAATATGGGGTGTCCGGCGCGCCAGGTGACATCGGGACTATCAGGCTCAGCTTTGATGCGGGATCTCGATCATGCGCTGACTCTCATAGAGGCGACCGTCGAGGCGACAACGCTGCCAGTCACGCTGAAAATGCGTCTCGGCTGGGACCACAATTCTCTAAATGCTGCTGAACTCGCATCGCGGGCGGAGGCGGCGGGCGTCAAGCTTGTAACCGTTCATGGGCGAACGCGCTGCCAGTTCTACAAAGGGCAGGCCGATTGGAAGGCAATTCGACCAGTGGTCGATGCAGTGAACATACCCGTCATCGCCAATGGCGATATCCTATCAATTGAAGACGCAGAAGTTTGCCTGCAAGCATCAGGGGCAGACGGTGTCATGGTCGGTCGCGGTGCAAATGGGCGCCCTTGGCTTCTTCATCAAATTGACGACGTACTGTCTAACAGGGAAACAACAAAAGCGCCGGATGCTAAAAGCAGATGGGAGATAGTCAGATCCCACTACTTGGGTGCGTTGGAACTCTATGGCGAACGCCTTGGGAGTCGGATCATTCGCAAACATCTGGGTTGGTATTTAGATGCTGCCGCCGCTGATTGGCAATGCGATGTGGCCCCACTCAAAGCCCAGATCCTCCCAAGCGATGATCCGGACTTTGTCTTGAAGGGGCTTGAACGGTTTTTCACACAAGAGGCCGAAAGGATAGCGGCATGAGCGTCCATGAACTGAACGCCAAGGGCGGCAGCGTATCAACAGACGCTGCGCAGTTGCTTAATGCCATGCCGCATCCAGTGATTTCAGTTGGTGACAATCTACAAGCCAGTTTCGTCAACGACGCGGCTGAGCAGTTTTTTGACGCAAGTCGTGCGGTGCTCACGCGATATCCGCTATCTGAATTTGTCTCATTCGGAAGCCCTCTCCTGTCCCTGATCAGTCAGGTCATGGAGAATAAGGCGTCGGTAAATGAGTATGGTGTGGAGCTTGCCTCGCCTCGTTTTGGCGAGCGCGCCGTCGATATACAGGTTTCGCCTATCATTGATGCACCGGGAACAGTTCTGGTCATTCTGCAAGAGCGGACAATGGCCCATAAGATGGACCGCCAACTGACTCACCGGGGGGCTGCGCGGTCAGTCGCTGGCATGGCGGGCGTGTTGGCCCACGAAATCAAAAACCCGCTCTCAGGTATTCGCGGTGCAGCGCAGTTGCTCGAACAAGCGGCCAGTGAAGATGATCGCGCCTTGACGCGGCTGATATGCGACGAAACAGACCGCATCTGTGGGTTGGTTGACCGGATGGAGGTGTTTTCCGACGAAAGGCCGATACCTCGCGTGCCCACGAACATCCACGTTGTATTGGGCCGGGTAAAGCAGCTGGCTACCAACGGCTTTGCGAGTTCGATCAAGGTTACGGAGGAATATGACCCATCACTGCCCCCTGTGCCTGGCGATCAGGATCAACTCATCCAGGTGTTTTTAAACTTGGTGAAAAATGCCGCTGAAGCGATTGATAAGCCAGAGGGTGAAATCACGCTAACAACAGCCTTTCGACCTGGGGTTCGCCTCTCTGTTCCTGGTAGTCAGGAACGTGTCGGTCTGCCTATTGAGATCTGCATCATCGATAACGGGCCTGGGGTGCCTGACGATCTGCTGCCCTATCTATTCGATCCCTTCGTCACCACCAAAGCATCGGGTACAGGGTTGGGGTTGGCGCTCGTTGCCAAAATCATCGGGGATCATGGCGGCATCATTGAATGCGACAGCCAGCCAAGACGTACCATTTTTCGTGTGTTGCTGCCGATGCACTCGGCAGATGAACCGAGCCAACAGAGAGAAAGCTAACCCATGCCGTCTGGAACCATTCTCATTGCAGATGATGACGCAGCGATAAGGACAGTCCTGAGTCACGCTCTTGGCCGGGTAGGGTACGATGTGCGGACCACGTCCAATGCTGCAACACTTTGGCGCTGGGCCAACCAGGGTGAGGGTGATCTGGTCTTTACAGACGTGGTCATGCCCGACGAGAACGGCTTTGATCTACTGCCACGGATCAAGAAAGTACGGCCCGAATTACCTGTGATCGTGATGAGCGCGCAGAACACGTTGATGACGGCTATTACCGCAGCTGAACGCGGGGCTTACGAGTATCTGCCAAAACCGTTCGATCTGAATGAAGTGGTAGCAGTGGCCGAGCGTGCTCTGACAACACCTGGTGCGAGCGCCGTGCCGGCTGCGCAGCAGGATGATGAAGATAAGATCCCGCTCATCGGCCGGTCGCCAGCGATGCAGGAAATCTATCGAGTTCTTGCGCGCCTTATGCAAACGGATCTGTCCGTGATGGTTTCAGGCGAAAGCGGAACCGGCAAAGAGCTGGTGGCGAAGGCACTGCATGACTATGGAAAACGGCGGCATGGGCCATTCGTCGCCATCAACATGGCGGCAATTCCTCGGGAGCTGATCGAAAGTGAACTGTTTGGTCATGAGAAGGGGGCCTTCACGGGCGCCAGCCAAAGAAGCACTGGACGTTTTCAACAGGCTGAGGGGGGAACACTCTTCCTCGACGAAATCGGCGACATGCCAATGGAAGCTCAAACACGCCTACTGCGTGTGCTCCAAGAGGGTGAATACACAACTGTGGGCGGACGGACGCCGATCAAAACCGATGTTCGCATCGTTGCGGCGACCAACCGCGATTTGCGGCAACTCATCAATCAGGGTCTGTTTCGCGAGGACCTGTTTTACCGTCTAAACGTAGTGCCCATTCGTCTGCCACCTTTGCGAGAGCGCACAGAAGATATTCCCGATCTTGTCAGGCACTTTCTGACCTTGGCTCAGGAAGAAGGGCTGGCGCCCAAAACCGTTGATGCAGACGGCATGGATTTCCTGAAACGCTATCGATGGCCTGGAAATGTGCGCGAGCTTGAAAACCTCGTACGGCGCTTGGCAGCGCTATACACTGAAGACACGATTGGGGTGTCGGTGCTTCAGTCCGAGTTAACTGAGCCTGCTTTCGGCCCCGTGTCTGAACCTGCTGCGATTGACGAAGGTTTGGCGGAAATGGTGGAACGCGTGCTCAGCCGAGAGTTTGCCTCACATGGTGATCAGCTGCCACCCGAAGGTCTCTACGAACGTGTCCTCAAGGATATTGAGAAACCACTATTCACGATAAGCTTGGCGGCAACCCGGGG
The DNA window shown above is from Parvibaculaceae bacterium PLY_AMNH_Bact1 and carries:
- the lipA gene encoding lipoyl synthase (Derived by automated computational analysis using gene prediction method: Protein Homology. GO_function: GO:0016992 - lipoate synthase activity [Evidence IEA]; GO_function: GO:0051539 - 4 iron, 4 sulfur cluster binding [Evidence IEA]; GO_function: GO:1904047 - S-adenosyl-L-methionine binding [Evidence IEA]; GO_process: GO:0009107 - lipoate biosynthetic process [Evidence IEA]); its protein translation is MVTVLKTVGGDQKRPRERARHPEKAHRPDTPVLRKPDWIRVKAPGSPVYAETKKIIRENGLVTVCEEAGCPNVGECWTEKHATMMIMGGTCTRACAFCNVSTGLPDALDTDEPENVANAVEKLGLRHVVITSVDRDDLDDGGAEHFAQTIRAIRKRMPETTIEILTPDFLRKEGALEIVVQARPDVFNHNLETVPRLYLSIRPGARYFHSIRLLQRVKELDSTIFTKSGVMVGLGETREELMQVMDDMRSADIDFLTVGQYLQPTRKHAAVDRFVTPEEFEGYETTARSKGFLMVSATPLTRSSYHADADFAALRAAREAQLTKS
- a CDS encoding type II toxin-antitoxin system RatA family toxin (Derived by automated computational analysis using gene prediction method: Protein Homology.); this translates as MPAHKESRLVAHPPQKLYELVSDIESYPQFLPWVTGVRVRSRGTAGDNQVIIADVLISYKMFRETFRSSVTLNPQHRTIDVEYVNGPFKHLDNHWRFEPTAEGTEVDFAVDFEFRSRVMEKMITGMFDKAVHKIVTAFFDRADELYGDPEE
- a CDS encoding CinA family protein (Derived by automated computational analysis using gene prediction method: Protein Homology.), with product MSLFPRPILQLAELVLADASEKSLKIVTAESCTGGLVASCLTEVAGSSAVVERGFVTYSNEAKRDMLGVPGDMIADHGAVSEPVARAMAEGALEESRGHVSVSITGIAGPGGGTALKPVGLVHMAAARLRYSIIHEVYRFGNVGRDEVRIQAVQAALELIRRQIDR
- a CDS encoding phosphatidylglycerophosphatase A (Derived by automated computational analysis using gene prediction method: Protein Homology.) — encoded protein: MTRLAELIATWFGSGYLPKAPGTWGSLAALPFAWAILTFFPGPYVLLVASAVLLPVGVWASTRHSETLGTHDAGEIVVDEVVGQWIVLSVAPFSLLGWLAAFVLFRIFDVLKPWPISWIDKRISGGWGIMLDDVAAGLFGALAVSLIVFVVGEF
- a CDS encoding bifunctional 2-C-methyl-D-erythritol 4-phosphate cytidylyltransferase/2-C-methyl-D-erythritol 2,4-cyclodiphosphate synthase (Derived by automated computational analysis using gene prediction method: Protein Homology. GO_function: GO:0008685 - 2-C-methyl-D-erythritol 2,4-cyclodiphosphate synthase activity [Evidence IEA]; GO_function: GO:0050518 - 2-C-methyl-D-erythritol 4-phosphate cytidylyltransferase activity [Evidence IEA]; GO_process: GO:0008299 - isoprenoid biosynthetic process [Evidence IEA]; GO_process: GO:0016114 - terpenoid biosynthetic process [Evidence IEA]), whose product is MRVVALIVAAGRGTRAGDGLPKQYRPVGGVPILARTLSAFCRHRDVENVLAVIHPDDHRHYERCSSDLPKLLPPAAGSSTRQASVLAGLEALADINPSHVLIHDGARPFAAPELIGRVVAGLQNHEGVLPSLAVTDTLREQVSGIAGETVDRSTLVRAQTPQGFAYKAILEAHRTHQSEEFTDDVALALRTGVHTHLVEGSEDNFKVTTPEDFDRAERFLSASHETRSGSGFDVHRFTDGDQVTLCGLSIPHSQSLLGHSDADVGLHAITDALLGAIGAGDIGDHFPPSDPEWKGAPSRVFLEHAATLLSDQGGRISNLDVTLICEAPKIGPHRQAMRSAIAEIVGVSPDRVSVKATTTEGLGFTGRSEGIAAQALVTVTLPRSAGVE
- the dusB gene encoding tRNA dihydrouridine synthase DusB (Derived by automated computational analysis using gene prediction method: Protein Homology. GO_function: GO:0003824 - catalytic activity [Evidence IEA]; GO_function: GO:0016491 - oxidoreductase activity [Evidence IEA]; GO_function: GO:0017150 - tRNA dihydrouridine synthase activity [Evidence IEA]; GO_function: GO:0050660 - flavin adenine dinucleotide binding [Evidence IEA]; GO_process: GO:0008033 - tRNA processing [Evidence IEA]), coding for MTISVGAHIYPSRVFLAPMSGVTDLPYRVAVSKTSPAVLVSEMVASEQLARARPDVVRRAAGSGVLDPLVIQLAGREAHWMAEGAKLAEQAGADIIDINMGCPARQVTSGLSGSALMRDLDHALTLIEATVEATTLPVTLKMRLGWDHNSLNAAELASRAEAAGVKLVTVHGRTRCQFYKGQADWKAIRPVVDAVNIPVIANGDILSIEDAEVCLQASGADGVMVGRGANGRPWLLHQIDDVLSNRETTKAPDAKSRWEIVRSHYLGALELYGERLGSRIIRKHLGWYLDAAAADWQCDVAPLKAQILPSDDPDFVLKGLERFFTQEAERIAA
- a CDS encoding nitrogen regulation protein NR(II) (Derived by automated computational analysis using gene prediction method: Protein Homology.), with translation MSVHELNAKGGSVSTDAAQLLNAMPHPVISVGDNLQASFVNDAAEQFFDASRAVLTRYPLSEFVSFGSPLLSLISQVMENKASVNEYGVELASPRFGERAVDIQVSPIIDAPGTVLVILQERTMAHKMDRQLTHRGAARSVAGMAGVLAHEIKNPLSGIRGAAQLLEQAASEDDRALTRLICDETDRICGLVDRMEVFSDERPIPRVPTNIHVVLGRVKQLATNGFASSIKVTEEYDPSLPPVPGDQDQLIQVFLNLVKNAAEAIDKPEGEITLTTAFRPGVRLSVPGSQERVGLPIEICIIDNGPGVPDDLLPYLFDPFVTTKASGTGLGLALVAKIIGDHGGIIECDSQPRRTIFRVLLPMHSADEPSQQRES
- the ntrC gene encoding nitrogen regulation protein NR(I) (Derived by automated computational analysis using gene prediction method: Protein Homology. GO_function: GO:0000156 - phosphorelay response regulator activity [Evidence IEA]; GO_function: GO:0003677 - DNA binding [Evidence IEA]; GO_process: GO:0000160 - phosphorelay signal transduction system [Evidence IEA]; GO_process: GO:0006808 - regulation of nitrogen utilization [Evidence IEA]): MPSGTILIADDDAAIRTVLSHALGRVGYDVRTTSNAATLWRWANQGEGDLVFTDVVMPDENGFDLLPRIKKVRPELPVIVMSAQNTLMTAITAAERGAYEYLPKPFDLNEVVAVAERALTTPGASAVPAAQQDDEDKIPLIGRSPAMQEIYRVLARLMQTDLSVMVSGESGTGKELVAKALHDYGKRRHGPFVAINMAAIPRELIESELFGHEKGAFTGASQRSTGRFQQAEGGTLFLDEIGDMPMEAQTRLLRVLQEGEYTTVGGRTPIKTDVRIVAATNRDLRQLINQGLFREDLFYRLNVVPIRLPPLRERTEDIPDLVRHFLTLAQEEGLAPKTVDADGMDFLKRYRWPGNVRELENLVRRLAALYTEDTIGVSVLQSELTEPAFGPVSEPAAIDEGLAEMVERVLSREFASHGDQLPPEGLYERVLKDIEKPLFTISLAATRGNQIKAAQLLGINRNTLRKKIRELDVQVVRMPR